A window of Costertonia aggregata contains these coding sequences:
- a CDS encoding polyribonucleotide nucleotidyltransferase: protein MIPKVFREVIDLGDGREISIETGKLAKQAHGSVVVQSGKCMLLCTVVSNYKQSDVDFLPLTVDYREKFAAAGRYPGGFFKREARPSDGEVLTMRLVDRVLRPLFPKDYHSETQVMIQLMSHDEDVMPDAMAGLAASAAIQLSDFPFECAISEARVGRVNGEFIINPTRAQLEESDIDMMIGASADSVMMVEGEMDEISEEEMTEAIKFAHEAIKVQCAAQERLAQAFGKKEVREYEPEREDEDLAKKVHDMAYDKVYAVAKAGSAKHERSAAFSEIKEEIIASFSEEEQEDFGGLISKYFYKAEKAAVRDLTLNEGLRLDGRKTDEIRPIWCEVDYLPSTHGSAIFTRGETQALATVTLGTSRDSNQIDMPSHEGEERFYLHYNFPPFSTGEARPIRGTSRREVGHGNLAQRALKGMVPEDCPYTVRVVSEVLESNGSSSMATVCSGTMALMDAGVQLKKPVSGIAMGLISDADSGKYAVLSDILGDEDHLGDMDFKVTGTAEGITACQMDIKVKGLSYEILVNALKQARDGRLHILEKLTDTIAAPNADVKEHAPTMVTRRIPNEFIGALIGPGGKVIQELQKETDTTIVINEDPVTEEGIVEILGVGSTGIDAVMSKIDALMFKPEVGSVYEVKVIKMLDFGAVVEYMDAPGNEILLHVSELAWERTENVSDVVNMGDVFDVKYFGTDPRTRKEKVSRKALLPKPEGYVERPARKNNDRDRGRDNRNRDRKPRRD from the coding sequence ATGATTCCAAAAGTATTTAGAGAGGTCATAGACCTTGGTGACGGTAGGGAAATTTCTATCGAAACCGGAAAATTGGCAAAACAGGCCCACGGGTCCGTTGTTGTACAATCGGGAAAATGTATGCTATTGTGTACCGTGGTTTCCAATTACAAACAGAGTGATGTGGACTTTCTTCCCTTGACGGTAGATTACCGTGAAAAATTTGCGGCCGCAGGTCGTTACCCGGGCGGTTTCTTTAAAAGAGAAGCAAGACCAAGTGACGGAGAGGTATTGACCATGCGTTTGGTAGATCGCGTTTTGCGTCCACTTTTTCCAAAAGATTATCATTCCGAAACGCAGGTAATGATTCAATTAATGTCCCATGACGAGGACGTTATGCCTGATGCCATGGCTGGCTTGGCGGCATCCGCTGCGATTCAGCTATCCGACTTCCCTTTTGAATGTGCCATTTCAGAAGCGCGCGTAGGCCGGGTAAACGGTGAATTCATTATTAACCCGACCAGAGCGCAATTAGAGGAATCCGATATCGATATGATGATCGGCGCCTCTGCTGATTCCGTAATGATGGTCGAAGGCGAAATGGATGAAATTTCCGAAGAGGAAATGACAGAGGCGATTAAATTCGCACACGAAGCCATTAAAGTGCAATGTGCTGCGCAAGAGCGATTAGCACAGGCCTTCGGCAAGAAAGAAGTACGTGAGTACGAACCAGAAAGAGAAGATGAAGATTTAGCAAAGAAAGTACATGACATGGCTTATGATAAAGTCTATGCCGTGGCAAAAGCAGGTTCTGCCAAACATGAAAGAAGTGCTGCATTTTCAGAAATCAAAGAAGAAATCATTGCTTCTTTCTCAGAAGAGGAACAAGAAGATTTTGGCGGATTGATTTCCAAGTATTTCTATAAAGCCGAAAAAGCAGCCGTTCGTGACCTTACCTTAAATGAAGGATTGCGTTTAGACGGTCGTAAGACCGACGAGATTCGCCCTATATGGTGCGAGGTAGATTATTTGCCTTCCACACACGGTTCGGCAATTTTTACGCGCGGGGAAACCCAAGCACTGGCAACGGTCACTTTGGGAACTTCTAGGGATTCGAATCAGATTGATATGCCTTCCCATGAAGGTGAGGAGCGTTTCTATCTGCACTATAACTTCCCTCCTTTTTCAACAGGTGAGGCAAGACCTATTCGTGGCACTTCCCGAAGAGAGGTTGGTCACGGTAACTTGGCACAACGTGCTTTAAAAGGAATGGTCCCGGAAGATTGTCCTTATACCGTTCGTGTGGTTTCCGAAGTATTGGAATCTAACGGTTCCTCTTCTATGGCAACCGTTTGTTCGGGAACAATGGCTTTGATGGATGCAGGGGTACAATTGAAAAAGCCGGTTTCGGGTATCGCTATGGGATTGATTTCCGATGCCGATTCTGGAAAATATGCTGTTCTTTCCGATATTCTTGGAGATGAGGATCATTTGGGGGATATGGACTTTAAAGTAACCGGTACGGCAGAGGGTATTACCGCTTGTCAAATGGATATTAAAGTAAAGGGGTTATCCTATGAAATTTTGGTAAATGCCCTGAAACAAGCTAGAGATGGTCGTTTGCACATTTTAGAGAAATTGACCGATACCATCGCCGCACCCAATGCAGATGTTAAAGAACATGCACCAACAATGGTCACAAGACGTATTCCTAATGAATTCATCGGTGCTTTGATAGGTCCTGGTGGAAAAGTGATTCAAGAACTTCAAAAAGAGACCGATACCACAATCGTTATCAATGAAGACCCGGTTACCGAAGAGGGCATTGTTGAAATCTTAGGGGTAGGCAGCACAGGTATTGATGCCGTCATGTCAAAAATAGATGCTTTGATGTTCAAGCCAGAAGTAGGTAGCGTTTATGAAGTAAAAGTTATCAAAATGCTGGACTTTGGCGCAGTAGTAGAATATATGGATGCACCCGGTAACGAAATATTGCTACACGTATCCGAATTGGCTTGGGAACGTACCGAAAATGTTTCCGATGTGGTCAATATGGGCGACGTATTTGATGTTAAGTATTTCGGAACCGATCCTAGAACGCGTAAAGAGAAGGTATCTCGCAAAGCATTATTGCCCAAACCCGAAGGATACGTAGAAAGACCGGCACGAAAAAACAATGACCGTGATCGTGGTAGAGATAATAGAAACAGAGACCGTAAGCCCAGAAGGGATTAA
- a CDS encoding sigma-70 family RNA polymerase sigma factor, with translation MRQLKITKQVTNRETASLDKYLQEIGKVDLITADEEVELAQRIKAGDQIALEKLTKANLRFVVSVAKQYQNQGLTLPDLINEGNLGLIKAAQRFDETRGFKFISYAVWWIRQSILQALAEQSRIVRLPLNKIGSINKINKTFAFLEQAHERVPSAEEIAKELDMTVEDVKQSLKNSGRHVSMDAPLIDGEDSNLYDVLRSGESPNPDKELLHESLRTEIERALETLTPREADVIRLYFGLAGQHSMTLEEIGETFDLTRERVRQIKEKAIRRLKHTSRSKILKTYLG, from the coding sequence ATGAGACAGCTTAAGATTACAAAACAGGTCACCAATAGGGAGACCGCATCTTTGGACAAGTACTTACAAGAAATTGGAAAAGTAGACTTGATTACCGCTGATGAAGAAGTAGAGTTGGCACAACGCATCAAGGCAGGCGACCAGATCGCTCTTGAAAAACTTACGAAAGCCAACCTCCGATTCGTGGTATCGGTCGCAAAGCAGTACCAAAACCAAGGCCTTACTTTACCTGATTTGATCAATGAGGGAAACCTAGGATTGATTAAAGCAGCACAACGTTTTGATGAAACACGTGGGTTTAAGTTTATTTCCTACGCCGTATGGTGGATTCGTCAATCTATATTACAAGCATTGGCAGAGCAATCACGTATTGTACGTTTACCGTTGAACAAAATCGGTTCTATAAATAAAATAAACAAGACTTTTGCCTTTTTGGAGCAAGCACATGAACGTGTACCTTCTGCCGAGGAAATTGCAAAAGAGTTGGATATGACCGTCGAAGATGTTAAACAATCTTTGAAAAACTCTGGACGACATGTATCTATGGATGCACCATTGATCGATGGTGAGGATTCCAACCTTTACGACGTTTTGCGTAGTGGCGAATCCCCTAATCCCGATAAGGAATTATTGCATGAATCTCTACGTACTGAGATAGAACGTGCTTTGGAAACATTAACCCCTAGGGAAGCAGATGTTATTCGACTATACTTTGGCTTGGCGGGCCAACATTCAATGACCTTGGAAGAAATCGGGGAGACTTTTGACCTTACCAGGGAAAGGGTTCGCCAAATAAAAGAAAAGGCGATACGTAGGTTAAAACATACGTCTAGAAGTAAAATTTTGAAAACATATCTTGGATAA
- a CDS encoding VF530 family protein, whose protein sequence is MNNYGKKEKHTQPNNPLHGVKLVDILEYLTQNYTWEDLAGQVNINCFKSNPSIKSSLNFLRRNPWAREKVEHLYLQSIKK, encoded by the coding sequence ATGAATAATTACGGTAAAAAAGAAAAACACACACAGCCCAACAATCCGTTACACGGGGTAAAATTGGTAGATATATTGGAATATCTTACCCAAAATTACACATGGGAAGATCTTGCGGGCCAAGTAAATATCAACTGCTTCAAAAGCAATCCCTCGATAAAATCCAGTTTAAATTTCCTCCGAAGAAACCCCTGGGCCAGAGAAAAAGTAGAACATTTGTATTTACAATCCATAAAAAAATAA
- a CDS encoding tRNA (cytidine(34)-2'-O)-methyltransferase has translation MAFNIVLVEPEIPNNTGNIGRLALATGCTLHLVKPLGFEIDDTRLKRAGLDYWKHLSVIVYENIQDFLSEHRNKNLVYFSSHGKQNHWEIPFEREMFLVFGKESVGLSKSITSSNSEALYKIPLYSEHIRSLNLANAVSVAVYEGLKSIK, from the coding sequence ATGGCCTTTAACATTGTACTTGTTGAGCCCGAAATTCCCAATAATACCGGGAATATCGGTAGATTGGCCTTAGCGACAGGTTGCACGTTGCATTTGGTAAAACCTTTAGGTTTTGAAATTGATGACACACGTTTAAAACGAGCGGGACTGGACTACTGGAAGCACCTATCCGTAATCGTGTATGAGAATATACAAGATTTTCTCTCCGAGCACAGAAACAAAAATTTGGTATACTTTTCAAGCCATGGTAAACAAAATCATTGGGAAATTCCTTTTGAAAGAGAAATGTTCTTGGTTTTTGGCAAGGAATCGGTTGGACTATCAAAATCAATTACAAGCTCAAATTCGGAGGCATTGTATAAAATCCCATTGTATAGCGAACATATCAGAAGCCTTAATTTGGCCAATGCTGTTAGTGTGGCGGTTTATGAAGGTCTAAAAAGCATCAAATAA
- the rpe gene encoding ribulose-phosphate 3-epimerase: MSKTKIAPSLLAADFGNLQRDVEMVNNSDADWHHIDVMDGVFVPNISYGMPVVKAIARYATKPLDVHLMIIEPDRYIKTFAELGARILSVHYEACNHLHRTLQAIKAEGMQAGVALNPHTNINLLEDTIQDIDLVCLMSVNPGFGGQSFIENTYEKVKALKTLIDKKGASTLIEIDGGVTSKNANQLKNAGADVLVAGSFVFKSDDPTNTIKELKEIAG, from the coding sequence ATGAGCAAAACAAAAATAGCCCCATCATTACTGGCCGCAGACTTTGGAAATCTACAGCGTGATGTTGAAATGGTTAACAACAGTGATGCCGATTGGCACCATATTGATGTAATGGACGGCGTTTTTGTACCCAATATATCATATGGTATGCCAGTGGTAAAAGCTATTGCAAGGTATGCCACCAAACCTTTGGACGTACATTTAATGATTATTGAACCTGATCGGTACATCAAAACTTTTGCAGAATTGGGAGCACGCATATTGAGCGTACATTATGAGGCATGCAACCACTTGCACAGAACCTTACAGGCCATAAAAGCCGAAGGAATGCAAGCGGGTGTGGCACTCAATCCGCATACGAACATCAACTTGTTAGAGGATACCATTCAAGATATAGATTTAGTTTGCCTAATGAGCGTTAATCCGGGATTTGGAGGCCAATCATTCATAGAAAATACATATGAGAAGGTCAAGGCTCTAAAGACCCTAATTGATAAAAAAGGGGCAAGTACCCTAATCGAAATCGATGGTGGGGTAACCTCAAAAAATGCCAACCAATTAAAAAATGCAGGGGCCGATGTTTTGGTGGCCGGGAGCTTTGTTTTCAAAAGTGATGACCCGACCAATACCATAAAAGAATTAAAAGAAATAGCAGGGTAA
- a CDS encoding YpdA family putative bacillithiol disulfide reductase, whose translation MNMHDVVIIGGGPIGIACGLEAQKKGLDYVILEKGPIVNSLFNYPVNMQFFSSSEKLEIDSIPFISKEAKPKRDEALEYYRRIVTSNTLNINLFEKVSTVTKTGDSFSIVSDKKTYTAKNVVVATGFYDLPNYLNIPGENLPKVSHYYKDPHFYAGQKVAVIGASNSAVDAALECYRKGAEVSLVIRGPEIGQRVKYWVRPDIINRIEEGSIKAYYNAQVTKITDEEIIIHNQKNEIVHLKNDFVLALTGYMPNFEFLEKLGIRLSDDEKKLPSYDPETMESNVDGLYLAGVICGGMETHKWFIENSRIHAKVIMKHISKNKSMAVD comes from the coding sequence ATGAATATGCATGATGTGGTAATTATCGGGGGCGGCCCAATAGGCATAGCCTGCGGGTTGGAAGCCCAAAAAAAGGGATTGGACTATGTAATTCTTGAAAAAGGGCCTATTGTAAATTCGCTTTTTAATTATCCCGTGAACATGCAGTTTTTTTCCTCTTCGGAAAAGCTGGAAATCGATAGTATCCCCTTCATCAGCAAAGAAGCAAAACCAAAACGGGATGAGGCTTTGGAATACTACCGAAGAATCGTTACATCCAATACATTGAACATCAATCTTTTTGAAAAAGTTTCGACGGTAACCAAAACCGGAGATAGTTTTTCGATTGTTTCCGATAAAAAAACGTACACTGCCAAAAATGTGGTGGTCGCCACAGGTTTTTATGATCTACCCAATTATTTGAATATTCCAGGTGAGAATTTGCCCAAAGTATCACATTACTATAAAGACCCCCACTTTTATGCAGGCCAAAAAGTAGCCGTTATCGGTGCCAGTAATTCGGCGGTAGATGCTGCTTTGGAATGTTATAGAAAAGGAGCCGAGGTTTCTTTGGTCATTCGGGGGCCCGAAATAGGTCAACGCGTTAAGTATTGGGTACGCCCCGATATCATTAATCGAATAGAAGAAGGCAGCATAAAGGCCTATTATAACGCCCAAGTTACCAAAATCACAGATGAAGAGATTATTATACACAACCAAAAAAATGAAATCGTTCATTTAAAAAATGATTTTGTTTTGGCCTTGACAGGCTATATGCCCAACTTTGAATTTCTCGAAAAACTAGGGATACGGTTATCGGATGATGAAAAAAAACTGCCCAGCTATGATCCAGAAACGATGGAAAGTAATGTTGACGGATTATATTTAGCCGGTGTTATCTGTGGTGGCATGGAAACGCACAAGTGGTTCATTGAAAATTCCCGTATTCATGCCAAGGTTATCATGAAGCATATATCAAAAAACAAATCTATGGCCGTTGATTGA
- a CDS encoding sensor histidine kinase encodes MKNSTLYIKSKCISLLFLLVITMPFAFGQNHIADSLNKSGEKEGKMWFSTIPNQRQKSLEPYYDALKEASYGVQRFSIFDQLAEYHIKKGNTDSIMYYGNLYVKEIVNWDKTEEEKQPYYTKAYLILANGSKFNGLFENAIKWHFKGITQAEKANDTKFQYLHKIGLAKVYNLKGDHNKAIAVLEPSIKQFSGEWPIPTSTAKVYLGDAFYNLGNIEKAKNYYEKALSESIASQNIEMELAVKMQLGRLAENENRFEDALRYYDESRTKGLKEGFDVFYFEGSTQIGNLYYKQGNYDVASMILSTSYINALDRENLHYQAQILDLERKVFYAMNDTKNAYAVMTQLMNVRNQINEQQQKKISKELEVQYETLQKEKEILNLKEEQIQQESELKRQRTIKTAFLIGFLIILIPIIALLFTYYQKIQAQSELSKKEKEINVQKVASLKQEQELNLIKASIEGQDEERKRIAQELHDSIGGNLAGIKLQLSSISKGAEELKPINKQIDETYQLVRDISHTLIPKKFKQNAFTGLIKEYVRSIANTGKLEIGFHPYPEDEINTITDSYQAELFKIIQELMTNTLKHANADKVDIHLSKIDDELSLLFEDNGEGFDTSDTQDGIGFENMRSRVKGMKGNLNVDSTKHRGTVVSIEIPVA; translated from the coding sequence TTGAAAAACAGCACATTATATATCAAATCAAAATGCATATCCCTACTATTTTTGTTGGTCATTACGATGCCTTTTGCATTTGGCCAGAACCATATAGCCGACTCACTGAACAAAAGTGGTGAAAAGGAAGGGAAAATGTGGTTTTCTACGATTCCCAATCAGAGGCAAAAATCTTTGGAGCCCTATTATGATGCGTTGAAAGAAGCCTCTTATGGTGTACAGAGATTTTCGATATTTGACCAGTTGGCTGAATACCATATCAAAAAAGGAAATACAGATTCCATTATGTATTATGGCAATCTGTATGTAAAGGAAATTGTTAATTGGGACAAGACCGAAGAGGAAAAACAACCATATTACACCAAAGCCTATCTCATTTTGGCCAACGGAAGTAAATTCAATGGCCTGTTCGAAAATGCCATAAAATGGCATTTTAAAGGAATAACCCAAGCTGAAAAGGCCAATGACACGAAGTTTCAATATTTACATAAAATTGGCTTGGCCAAAGTTTACAACCTAAAGGGGGACCATAATAAGGCCATCGCGGTTTTAGAGCCGTCCATCAAACAGTTTTCAGGTGAATGGCCCATACCAACTAGTACGGCCAAAGTATACTTAGGGGATGCGTTTTACAATCTAGGTAATATTGAAAAAGCAAAAAACTACTATGAAAAGGCCTTGTCAGAAAGCATAGCATCCCAAAATATAGAGATGGAACTGGCCGTGAAGATGCAACTGGGTAGACTGGCCGAAAATGAAAATAGATTTGAAGATGCCCTACGCTATTATGACGAGAGTAGAACAAAAGGTCTAAAAGAGGGTTTTGACGTATTCTATTTTGAAGGGTCCACCCAAATTGGCAACCTATACTACAAGCAGGGAAATTATGATGTAGCCTCAATGATTTTATCCACATCTTACATAAATGCGTTAGATCGCGAAAATTTACACTATCAGGCCCAAATATTGGATTTGGAACGAAAGGTCTTTTACGCGATGAACGATACAAAAAATGCATACGCCGTAATGACACAATTGATGAATGTCAGAAACCAAATCAACGAACAACAACAAAAAAAAATAAGCAAAGAGCTAGAAGTACAGTATGAAACATTACAAAAGGAAAAAGAAATCCTGAACCTAAAAGAAGAACAAATTCAACAAGAATCAGAACTTAAACGACAGCGAACCATTAAAACGGCTTTTCTTATCGGATTTTTGATCATTCTAATACCCATAATCGCTTTGCTGTTCACCTATTATCAAAAAATACAGGCACAAAGTGAACTTTCAAAAAAGGAAAAAGAAATCAACGTACAAAAAGTAGCGTCGCTCAAACAAGAACAGGAACTTAACCTTATTAAGGCATCTATCGAAGGTCAGGACGAGGAACGCAAGCGAATCGCCCAAGAATTGCATGACAGTATCGGCGGTAACCTAGCAGGTATAAAATTACAGCTTTCCAGTATATCAAAAGGTGCCGAAGAACTCAAGCCCATAAATAAGCAGATAGATGAGACCTACCAATTGGTTCGCGATATTTCACATACCTTGATTCCAAAAAAATTTAAACAGAACGCCTTTACCGGACTCATAAAGGAATATGTTAGATCAATCGCAAATACAGGAAAATTGGAAATTGGTTTTCACCCTTATCCAGAAGATGAGATAAATACCATTACCGACAGTTACCAGGCCGAGCTTTTTAAAATCATACAAGAATTAATGACCAATACCTTAAAACACGCAAACGCCGATAAAGTAGATATTCACTTGAGTAAAATCGATGATGAACTATCCTTGCTTTTTGAGGATAACGGAGAAGGCTTTGACACTTCCGACACCCAAGATGGTATCGGTTTTGAAAATATGAGAAGTAGGGTAAAGGGCATGAAAGGAAACTTAAATGTAGATTCAACCAAACATAGAGGCACGGTTGTTTCAATAGAAATCCCGGTAGCATAA
- a CDS encoding response regulator, producing the protein MKYKLIIADDHKMFIDGLLSILKDAPEFEVVTTAKNGTQVIKYLDINGADDLHLLVTDLTMPEMDGIELNKMVKDKYSTLKTLVVSMHIDGDMIDKLIRNNVDGYVPKNAEKEELLNAIRTIVGGEKYFSTEIKRAYTDAMFENKKNEEVNLTEREIEVLKLIAEENTTQEIADKLFLSKHTIESYRKNLISKLQVKNLAGLTKHAIKIGLLDN; encoded by the coding sequence ATGAAATATAAATTGATAATAGCTGACGATCACAAAATGTTCATTGATGGTCTGTTAAGTATTTTAAAAGACGCCCCGGAATTCGAGGTGGTCACCACGGCCAAAAACGGCACGCAGGTCATCAAATATTTGGATATAAACGGTGCCGATGACCTACATTTACTGGTCACGGATCTGACTATGCCAGAAATGGACGGTATAGAACTCAACAAAATGGTCAAGGATAAATACTCTACCCTAAAGACCTTAGTGGTAAGCATGCATATTGATGGCGATATGATAGATAAGCTCATACGCAACAATGTAGATGGCTATGTACCAAAAAACGCGGAAAAGGAAGAATTGTTGAATGCGATAAGAACCATAGTGGGCGGTGAGAAGTATTTTTCCACGGAAATTAAACGGGCCTATACCGATGCAATGTTCGAGAACAAAAAAAACGAGGAAGTTAATCTTACCGAGCGCGAAATTGAGGTTTTAAAACTAATCGCCGAAGAGAATACCACCCAAGAAATAGCCGATAAACTTTTTTTGAGCAAGCATACCATTGAAAGTTACCGGAAGAACCTTATCTCAAAACTACAGGTTAAAAATTTGGCAGGCTTGACCAAACATGCCATTAAAATAGGGCTTTTGGACAATTGA